Proteins encoded within one genomic window of Amorphoplanes friuliensis DSM 7358:
- a CDS encoding alkaline phosphatase PhoX has translation MPTSRRTFLAGGAAAGVGLTVAGAVPSLAQASPGRPHRPVANGSVPFPPLVDDPDGILALPEGFSYAVVTRTGVTKLDRGQGVTPSDHDGMAAYDAGRGRYTLIQNHEIDPGAEFGVPHIKGTVYDPGAVDAGGCTVITTDRTGRNLGEFVALSGTASNCAGGPTPWGTWLTCEETEDRAGDRWEEGDRAGVFQKDHGYVFEVRADGTADPRPIKCLGRYAHEALAIDRDRTHIYLSEDADQPNGLFYRWTAPRGVKVGPGVLTRLAPTAGVLAAMQIIMDDGSVLPDVAYLTSAQLGRPFPVRWIDVPERDAKTTPVREQFANDKVTRGRKFEGVWGTDEGVYVVNSYAWEDGELPADAAPHDGMVWFYNYSAETIQLVTYFPHQATAEEGAPAKYTDLTFDGPDNVTVTPWGSLVLAEDGAGASHVLSSFPGGPTYAIARNQLNDSEFCGPTFTADGKVLFVNMQDPGLTLAITGPWQKYLG, from the coding sequence GTGCCCACCTCTCGTCGTACCTTCCTGGCCGGCGGCGCTGCTGCCGGTGTCGGTCTCACTGTTGCCGGTGCTGTCCCGTCCCTGGCGCAGGCCAGCCCGGGCCGCCCGCACCGGCCGGTCGCCAACGGCTCCGTGCCCTTCCCGCCGCTTGTCGACGACCCCGACGGCATCCTGGCCCTGCCCGAGGGTTTCAGCTACGCCGTCGTCACGCGGACCGGCGTCACCAAGCTCGACCGGGGCCAGGGCGTGACACCGTCCGACCACGACGGCATGGCGGCCTACGACGCCGGTCGCGGCCGGTACACGCTCATCCAGAACCACGAGATCGACCCGGGCGCCGAGTTCGGTGTGCCGCACATCAAGGGCACGGTGTACGACCCGGGCGCCGTCGACGCCGGCGGCTGCACGGTGATCACCACCGACCGGACCGGCCGCAACCTCGGCGAGTTCGTCGCCCTCTCCGGCACCGCGTCCAACTGCGCCGGTGGCCCGACCCCGTGGGGCACCTGGCTGACCTGCGAGGAGACCGAGGACCGCGCCGGTGACCGGTGGGAGGAAGGCGATCGGGCCGGCGTCTTCCAGAAGGACCACGGCTACGTCTTCGAGGTCCGGGCCGACGGCACCGCCGACCCGCGGCCGATCAAGTGCCTGGGCCGGTACGCCCACGAGGCCCTGGCCATCGACCGGGACCGCACGCACATCTACCTGTCCGAGGACGCCGACCAGCCCAACGGCCTCTTCTACCGGTGGACCGCACCGCGCGGCGTCAAGGTCGGCCCCGGCGTGCTCACCCGGCTCGCCCCGACCGCCGGTGTCCTCGCCGCCATGCAGATCATCATGGACGACGGATCCGTCCTGCCGGACGTCGCCTATCTGACCTCCGCCCAGCTCGGTCGGCCCTTCCCCGTCCGCTGGATCGACGTTCCCGAGCGCGACGCGAAGACCACTCCGGTACGCGAGCAGTTCGCGAACGACAAGGTCACGCGCGGTCGCAAGTTCGAAGGCGTGTGGGGCACCGACGAGGGCGTCTACGTCGTCAACTCGTACGCGTGGGAGGACGGCGAGCTGCCGGCCGACGCCGCCCCGCACGACGGCATGGTCTGGTTCTACAACTACAGCGCCGAGACGATCCAGCTGGTGACCTACTTCCCGCACCAGGCCACGGCCGAGGAGGGCGCGCCGGCGAAGTACACCGACCTGACCTTCGACGGCCCGGACAACGTGACCGTGACGCCGTGGGGGAGCCTCGTGCTCGCCGAGGACGGTGCCGGAGCATCGCACGTCCTGAGCTCGTTCCCGGGTGGCCCGACGTACGCCATCGCCCGCAACCAGCTCAACGACTCGGAGTTCTGCGGCCCGACGTTCACCGCCGACGGCAAGGTGCTCTTCGTCAACATGCAGGACCCCGGTCTCACCCTGGCCATCACCGGCCCGTGGCAGAAGTACCTGGGCTGA
- a CDS encoding patatin-like phospholipase family protein, producing the protein METALVLGAGGITGIAWHLGLITGLREAGVDLTDAGLVVGTSAGSVTGTLITAGVDPVDAQRLEARLGASDPPIRPDWARGAQAYALLNDEERDPAAIRAAVGALAVSANVIAEEPYVESLARRLPVQQWPERRLLITAVDAGSGEPVVWDRSSGVSLRRAVAASCAVPCIFPAVTIDGRPYMDGGVRSGTNADLAAEARRVVVLAPLAPVRMRGAPAAEIDGLRQRSKVALVAPDDLALAALGPNPFDATRWEPAIEAAIAQGHRVAPEVAAVWLG; encoded by the coding sequence ATGGAAACCGCACTTGTGCTCGGTGCCGGCGGCATCACGGGAATTGCCTGGCACCTGGGTCTGATCACCGGGCTGCGCGAGGCCGGCGTCGATCTGACGGACGCCGGCCTGGTTGTCGGGACGTCGGCCGGTTCGGTGACCGGCACCCTGATCACGGCCGGCGTCGATCCGGTCGACGCGCAGCGGCTCGAGGCGCGGCTGGGCGCCTCCGATCCGCCGATCCGGCCCGACTGGGCTCGCGGGGCGCAGGCGTACGCCCTGCTCAACGACGAGGAGCGCGACCCGGCGGCGATCCGCGCGGCGGTGGGTGCTCTCGCCGTGAGCGCGAACGTCATCGCGGAGGAGCCGTACGTGGAGTCGCTGGCGCGGCGGTTGCCGGTGCAGCAGTGGCCCGAGCGACGCCTCCTGATCACGGCGGTGGATGCCGGGAGCGGGGAGCCGGTGGTGTGGGACCGGTCGTCCGGGGTGTCGCTGCGCCGTGCTGTCGCGGCGAGTTGTGCGGTGCCGTGCATCTTCCCGGCGGTGACGATCGACGGCAGGCCGTACATGGACGGCGGGGTCCGGTCCGGGACCAACGCCGACCTCGCCGCCGAGGCACGGCGGGTAGTGGTGCTGGCGCCGCTGGCCCCGGTCCGGATGCGTGGTGCTCCGGCGGCCGAGATCGACGGTCTGCGGCAACGGTCGAAGGTCGCCCTGGTGGCCCCGGACGACCTGGCTCTGGCGGCACTCGGACCGAACCCGTTCGACGCGACGCGGTGGGAGCCGGCCATCGAGGCGGCGATCGCTCAGGGCCACCGTGTGGCACCCGAGGTCGCCGCCGTCTGGCTCGGCTGA
- a CDS encoding phosphocholine-specific phospholipase C: protein MGTVDRRTFLRMAGLPAAAAALPLDLSKALAIPANNRTGSIADVEHVIILMQENRSFDHYFGTLRGVRGFADPHPVRLPSGRSVWHQPAGADGKELLPFRPEVPDLGQTYLPDPPHGWNDGHAAWNNGRYDQWVPSKGVTTMTYHTRKDLPYQSALADAFTVCDNYHCSLLGPTDPNRYHMWSGWVGNDGRGGGPVINNAEAGYDWSTYPERLERNGVSWRVYQDIGDGLNTAGSWGWTRDPYIGNYGDNSLLYFHQYQNAAPGQPLADRAKRGTEVKALGRDPLALLSDFRADVEQGRLPSVSWIVAPEAYTEHPNWEPSYGAWYISQVIDILAAHPEVWSRMALFITYDEDGGFFDHLVPPTPPVSAAQGASTVPTTHEIYPGDPANGAGPYGLGVRVPMIVVSPWSRGGWVNSQLFDHTSLIRFLEARFAGGNADLVESNITPWRRAVTGDLTGAFDFRAPNRRPVRLPGTVEFQPEELVRHPDEPPVPPVDQQVPQQEPGVRPARALPYTLHADATADNNTLTVTFRNTGRAAAVFLARSAADGEEPRTYTVEPGKTLTGTWAAADGYDVAVHGPNGFHRAFGGAARDTEIDVTALDDSAGEKITLVLRNPGDRSAQVTVLDAYTGRQTRLTLRRGQSATRTWSTTRTRGWYDLTISGRTLRRQYAGHLENGRDSISDPAMGGLV, encoded by the coding sequence ATGGGTACCGTCGATCGCCGCACGTTCCTGAGAATGGCCGGTCTGCCGGCCGCCGCCGCGGCGCTGCCGCTGGACCTCAGCAAAGCTCTGGCCATCCCGGCGAACAACCGCACCGGTTCGATCGCCGATGTCGAGCACGTCATCATCCTGATGCAGGAGAACCGCTCGTTCGACCACTACTTCGGCACCCTACGCGGTGTGCGGGGCTTCGCCGACCCGCACCCGGTCCGGCTGCCGTCGGGTCGCAGCGTGTGGCACCAGCCGGCCGGGGCCGACGGCAAAGAACTGTTGCCGTTCCGGCCGGAGGTGCCCGACCTCGGCCAGACCTACCTGCCCGACCCGCCGCACGGCTGGAACGACGGCCACGCGGCCTGGAACAACGGCCGGTACGACCAGTGGGTGCCCAGCAAGGGCGTCACGACGATGACCTACCACACGCGCAAGGACCTGCCGTACCAGTCCGCGCTGGCGGATGCCTTCACCGTGTGCGACAACTACCACTGCTCGCTGCTCGGACCCACCGACCCCAACCGCTATCACATGTGGTCGGGGTGGGTCGGCAACGACGGCCGCGGCGGCGGCCCAGTGATCAACAATGCCGAGGCCGGGTACGACTGGTCCACCTACCCGGAACGGCTGGAGCGCAACGGCGTCTCCTGGCGGGTCTACCAGGACATCGGCGACGGCCTGAACACCGCGGGATCGTGGGGCTGGACGCGGGATCCGTACATCGGCAACTACGGCGACAACTCGCTGCTGTACTTCCACCAGTATCAGAACGCCGCGCCGGGTCAGCCGCTGGCGGACAGGGCCAAGCGAGGCACCGAGGTCAAGGCCCTGGGCCGTGACCCGCTGGCGCTGCTGAGCGACTTCCGCGCCGACGTCGAGCAGGGCCGGCTGCCGTCGGTGTCCTGGATCGTCGCACCGGAGGCCTACACCGAGCACCCGAACTGGGAACCGTCCTACGGCGCCTGGTACATCTCGCAGGTCATCGACATCCTGGCCGCCCATCCCGAGGTGTGGAGCAGGATGGCCCTGTTCATCACGTACGACGAGGACGGTGGCTTCTTCGATCATCTCGTGCCGCCGACACCGCCCGTGTCGGCTGCGCAGGGCGCTTCGACGGTTCCCACCACGCATGAGATCTACCCCGGCGACCCGGCGAACGGTGCCGGACCGTACGGGCTGGGCGTACGCGTGCCCATGATCGTGGTGTCGCCGTGGTCGCGGGGCGGCTGGGTCAACTCTCAGCTCTTCGACCACACCTCGCTGATCCGGTTCCTGGAGGCGCGCTTCGCCGGTGGGAACGCCGACCTCGTCGAATCCAACATCACGCCGTGGCGGCGCGCGGTGACCGGCGATCTCACCGGCGCCTTCGACTTCCGGGCACCGAACCGGCGGCCGGTGCGACTGCCGGGCACGGTGGAGTTCCAGCCCGAGGAGCTGGTCCGGCATCCCGACGAGCCGCCGGTCCCGCCGGTCGACCAGCAGGTGCCACAGCAGGAGCCGGGGGTACGCCCGGCGCGCGCCCTGCCGTACACGCTGCACGCCGACGCCACCGCCGACAACAACACGCTCACCGTGACGTTCCGCAACACCGGGCGTGCTGCCGCGGTCTTCCTGGCCCGGTCCGCCGCGGACGGCGAGGAGCCGCGCACCTACACGGTCGAGCCCGGCAAGACGCTGACCGGCACCTGGGCCGCCGCGGACGGCTACGACGTCGCGGTGCACGGGCCCAACGGCTTTCACCGCGCCTTCGGGGGCGCGGCGCGCGACACCGAGATCGACGTCACGGCCCTGGACGACAGCGCCGGCGAGAAGATCACCCTGGTGCTGCGGAACCCCGGGGACCGTTCGGCGCAGGTCACCGTCCTCGACGCGTACACGGGGCGGCAGACCAGGCTGACCCTGCGCCGGGGACAGTCGGCCACCCGGACGTGGAGCACCACCCGCACCCGCGGCTGGTACGACCTGACGATCTCCGGCCGGACGCTGCGCAGGCAGTACGCGGGGCACCTGGAGAACGGTCGAGACAGCATCAGTGATCCCGCGATGGGCGGCCTGGTGTGA
- a CDS encoding spore photoproduct lyase family protein, producing MPLTGIDLNQPLAPAAPAAPHSASGEAAATHDLAAVAPPARPARRWTPKRVVATPAAYDHAHGRRIMELVESQGIEVERLRSNRLTGLRGETDRETYARAKATMAIVVSPPSRRKLQPIAPSADWRFDLAEGCPAHCQYCYLAGSLSGPPVTRVYADLDDILAGLADYEGRGTITSRRDARRDEGTTFEASCYTDPLALEHLTGSWRRAVEHFGAWDAPVQLRWTTKFDDVDTFVGLPHHGRTRVRLSVNCKPVTTRVEGGTSRLEDRLAALRRLARDGYPVGVTIAPIIAVPDWRDHYTELLDGIADAVRDVPGLDLTAELITHRFTPGSKEVLLGWYPRTKLEMDEESRSRKHGKFGAVKYVYPAATMAELRTFFHTELATRLPSCRILYWT from the coding sequence GTGCCGCTCACCGGGATCGACCTGAACCAGCCGCTGGCGCCCGCCGCACCGGCAGCACCCCACAGCGCCAGCGGGGAGGCCGCCGCCACCCACGACCTGGCGGCGGTGGCGCCACCCGCGCGCCCGGCCCGGCGATGGACACCGAAACGGGTGGTGGCCACCCCGGCCGCCTACGACCACGCGCACGGCCGGCGGATCATGGAACTGGTCGAGAGCCAGGGCATCGAGGTCGAGCGCCTGCGCAGCAACCGGCTCACCGGTCTGCGCGGCGAGACCGACCGTGAAACGTACGCCCGGGCCAAAGCCACCATGGCGATCGTGGTCAGCCCGCCGTCCCGCCGCAAACTGCAGCCCATCGCACCCAGCGCCGATTGGCGTTTCGACCTGGCCGAGGGCTGCCCGGCGCACTGCCAGTACTGCTATCTCGCCGGCTCACTGTCCGGGCCACCGGTCACCCGCGTGTACGCCGACCTCGACGACATCCTCGCCGGACTGGCCGACTACGAAGGTCGCGGCACCATCACCAGCCGGCGGGACGCTCGCCGCGACGAGGGCACCACGTTCGAGGCGTCCTGCTACACCGACCCGCTGGCCCTGGAGCACCTCACCGGCAGCTGGCGGCGCGCGGTCGAGCACTTCGGCGCCTGGGACGCCCCGGTGCAACTGCGCTGGACCACCAAGTTCGACGACGTGGACACCTTCGTCGGGCTGCCGCACCACGGGCGTACCCGGGTACGGCTCAGTGTGAACTGCAAGCCGGTGACCACCCGGGTCGAGGGCGGCACCAGCCGCCTGGAGGACCGCCTCGCCGCGCTGCGCCGCCTCGCCCGGGACGGCTACCCGGTCGGCGTCACGATCGCCCCGATCATCGCCGTCCCGGACTGGCGCGACCACTACACCGAACTGCTGGACGGCATCGCCGACGCGGTCCGCGACGTCCCCGGCCTGGACCTGACCGCCGAGCTGATCACCCACCGCTTCACCCCGGGCAGCAAGGAGGTGCTGCTGGGCTGGTACCCCCGCACCAAGCTGGAGATGGACGAGGAGTCCCGCAGCCGCAAACACGGCAAGTTCGGCGCGGTGAAGTACGTCTACCCGGCCGCCACCATGGCCGAGCTGCGCACCTTCTTCCACACCGAACTCGCCACCCGCCTGCCGTCCTGCCGCATCCTCTACTGGACCTGA